The Plasmodium knowlesi strain H genome assembly, chromosome: 12 sequence taatgaagatattctttctaataaagatatttatttctaataaagatattctttttaataaagatatttatttctaataaagatattttttctaataaagatattctttctaataaatatatttatttctaataaagatattctttctattataaatatattctttctaataaagatattctttctaataaagatatttatttctaataaagatatttatttctaatgaagatatttttttctaataaagatatttatttctaataaagatatttatttctaataaagatattctttctaataaagatatttatttctaataaagatattctttctaatataaatttatatagcGAGGGACAAATAGAATATTCACATGTTAAattgaagcaaaacaaaccaaatatATAGCAAAACCAAATATACAGTAtataaaagcaaaacaaaccaaatatATAGTACAAAAAGCAAGACCAAcacagtggagaaaaaaaaaaaatggcacctttttcttttataaaaatatctaCATTAATCTTTGCATACCTATTCTTATGGTATCAAACCAATGATCAACACCAGGTatgaataacaaaaaaatttttttttgtaatattttttacaactataGGGGAAATTTTTGTGTGGGCtaaaacgtatatatatatgtatatatatattatatattattttgccaccacaccaaattattattcatatttattattcatgtttaaggtaaaaaggggggggaaggtttcagggattttagggtttagggttcagggttcatagagttcagggtttagggttttggaTTTATGGATTAGGGTTCCGagcttagggtttagggtttaggtgaATGTTGtaaggtgttagaagtcagattccaggttatagacataaggtttcagggtatagagagtgaggttccggggttagggtttagggttcagggtataggagtaagattccaggttatagacataaggtttcagggcatTAGAGAgtaggggttcaggggttagggtttaatttgctttgaaggggggggggtagaaggaaaagaaaaggaaaggaaaaaagggggatNNNNNNNNNNNNNNNNNNNNNNNNNNNNNNNNNNNNNNNNNNNNNNNNNNNNNNNNNNNNNNNNNNNNNNNNNNNNNNNNNNNNNNNNNNNNNNNNNNNNGGGaaggttttccttccccccttccccccccttccccttagACTATTccttacatatgcatattttatatatgtatacgttgttattttttttttttttaggtgaaTGCATTAAGCACTttaaaggatgatgatgatgctTCCGTTGGAAGCGGTTTATATTCATCAGAGGAAGATATAAATAATGGAAATGATCGTTTGAAGACAGTACaaggaaatggaacaaatgtTTCAAGTATCGGTTATGGGGACTATCATCCTCCCCAAGGAGGAGGGGAACCTTCTGTAAGGAGGGGAGGAGGAGGCTACTTCGcctcctccccccttaaaaagggagggggaggaactttccccccctttggggGACAATACCCTCATCCTACAAGTAGATATggaacaccaaaaaaaaaccatGTCACTTCCAAATATGGAGCACCAAAATATGGAACTTCAAAATATGGAACCTTGAAGAGTGGAAcatcaaaaaataaaagtttcTCCCAGAGGAGTAAAAGGGCGAAAGATGTATTAAAAGCtttatggaagaaatgtGTATGTCATGGTAAAAAACATCGACGTTGGATGATGTTTTTTGCGGTGGTTATTATGGTGATATTATATTTAGTATCTATGTGTTATGCAAAAATATCCAGAGGAGCTCGCGACTGCTTCATTGACGTATGCGAAAAGGCAGCTGCTGCTTCTACCACCGCATGCACGCACGTAGTAACCATAGAAACCTCGGTAATAATATTCACAGCTACCGCAGCGGTAGTCGTCGCTGTATTAGGTGTGTTAATTGGATGTTATTATTTCAAATCactggaaaaatatattcaatCAAAATCTcaaccttaaaaaaaaaaaaaaaaaaaaaacacgaaaTATTATAGAAACTCCGaaattatgaatttttttaactataATCAAACAATCTAACAAAGTTCTGGAATCAAAAATaagttaactttttttttttaaaactacaGTGAAACAatttacacctttttttttaacctacAATCAAAAACAAGAACAatgtaacttctttttcaaaactATAATGAAACAAAttacacctttttctttaaaactacaataaaagaaattcaacattttttaacGTCTTTGTTGTCAGTTAGGTGTTTCATTGTTGTGGTCGTGTTGTTTGTGTTGGCTGTCAGTTAGGTGGTCTGTTGTGCTCTTTGAATTTCTTCTCGCAGACATTTTCGTATTTCAGCATTTTGCGTAATACATTTAATCCAAGCTTTGGAACGATAAAACCAGAAAAGTATGCCAAAATATATTAAGCCCATAATTGTAGTGACAACCAGAATAATGTAGTGAATATTGTCAGATGTCACAGTCTGGAACAGGAGGTACACCGCCCTACTCGCATAAGACAGTGTTAATGGATAGAGGGCAAGAGTGATCAATATAATAATTAgtagtattttatttttatttttataatgttttaattttttacaacagtcttttatttttgttccaaGTCCTTTAGAactattttctcttcctttcgcTGAACATGGAGTTTGTCCTGATAGTGAATGTTCTAACAATTCGTTGTCTATCGAACCCAGCAATGTGCTCacatcatcaccatcatcatcatcattcaaCCCCTTATGTGATGTTGTTGGAacatttgttccatttccttGTACTGTCTTCAAACGACCATGTGtcttgtttatattttcttcgtcTGACGAATATAAACTCTTTCCATCAGacacatcatcatcatcatttaaTGTACTTAATGCActcacctaaaaaaaaaaaaatgtatatgtacatatatatatatatatagaaaatatgcatatgtaaggAATGgtctaaaaaaaagggggggaaggttttccttccccacatccccctctttttcttctcccccccttcaaaGCAGCTAACGTTGACCCCTGAATCTGATTTCtacacccctgaaaccttattccaacaccataCAATCCTATTATTATAcactgaaaccttattccaacaccataCAATCCTATTATTATACACTgaaacctttactcctaaacccggaatttgACTTATAATATCCTGTAACCATACTCCTTatgccctgaaaccttatgtctataacctggaatcttactcctatacactaaacccAAACCCCTACACTCTATGCCCCGAAACCTTATGTCtgtaacccggaatctgacttctaacatcCCAAGAACATTACTCCAACAGtattaaaaccttattctaataccccgacaacattattctaaaaccccaacagcatcattccaacacccctaacaccttaatctaacacccttaacaccttaaTCTGACACCGTTAAAACCTtaatctaacacccctaaaatcTTACTCTCGAACCCCaaatcttattctaacacaccctaaaacctaatagccctacaaccttcatcctaaaccctaaacagtTAACCCTAAAaattaaaccctgaaaccctaaacagtTAACCCTAAAaattaaaccctgaaaccctaaaccataaaccctgaaccctaaaccctaaaccctgaaccctaaaccctgaaccctgagcCCTAAActataaaccctgaaccctaaaccctgaaccctaaaccctgaaccctataccctaaatcttgaaactctaaaccctaaaccctgaaccctaaacccaaaccccTACACTCTATGCCCCGAAACCTTATGTCtgtaacccggaatctggttcctaacacccctaaaacctttacacctgaaccctaaaccctaaaccctgaacccggaacccggaaccctaaaccttactACATTCCCTCAGACCATCAAACCTTACTTCCCTCAGACCATCAAACCTTACTTCCCTCAGACCATCAAACCTTACTTCCCTCAGACCATCAAACCTTACTTCCCTCAGACCATCAAACCTTACTTCCCTCAGACCATCAAACCTTACTTCCCTCAGACCATCAAACCTTACTTCCCTCAGACCATCAAACCTTACTTCCCTCAGACCATCAAAACTTACTTCCCTCAGACCATCAAACCTTATTTCCCTCAGACCATCAAACCTTATTTCCCTCAGACCATCAAACCTTACTTCCCTCAGACCATCAAACCTTACTTCCCTCAGACCATCAAACCGTGTTCACTCATACCATCAAACATTACTCACTTAGATCATTACATGAAACATTACTTCCTTAGATAATTTTTACTTACCTACTCCTAATtccagtttttcctttagaCAGTCTTccattttaccattttgtgCTCCTGATGAGCATGATTGTGCTTTCTGTAGGACTTGTTTTAATATGTCCTCTGATGAAGTTGAACCTCCAGGGGCGGAGGTTGGACTCCCCTGCGGATAAACTTTTTTGTGTAGCTCCCCggcttttttctcttctaaCAATTGAAGAATGTCCTTATTTCCATCTTCACCTTCCTCTATTTTTCCATGTTCCCATGTCACGTTCGACGGGCACATTTTCCAAGTGAGGTACAAACTCATCATACCTTTTAATCCGTTCATTTGTCTTACCCATTCTCCCAAAGTTTTCCCTAAAATTTGGGCACTAAATTTCATATCTTCTAATTTAATAGGTCCGCACTTATTATTAAGGAGTTCATTCCCCCcaacctttattttttcctccactgcACTCTGGACAGCTTTCATAACATCCTTCACGTCACACTTTACCTTCATGATTTCTACCATAGCACTGTAACCTACTATACACCTCAAGTGCTGTTTCAAATACCGCTCTTCCGGTGGGCTGCCGTCGACCTCCGGTTTACCATTTTCATCTATTCCATTCATCCAATATATTGTTTTTAATAGAgttttacatatttttttgtcctgTTTCTCCCCCCCCGCCTCGTACTTTACCGTAACATCCCCACAAGCTTTCGCCACTCCTGGGGGGTCAGGCGGGCTCTCTATGCGCTTCCCTAATTCTTCAAACATCTTCTTCAATTCATCCTGTAATGTCGCCTgcagaaagagaaaaaaaaaaaagaaaaaaagaaaaatatatatatatacacctatacgtacatatatatatacacatctacatatatatacatatatatatatcgaaatatttaatttttccgttCGGTGAAAGTTGTAATTACTCACATAGGCGTCGCCACTTTTCCCCGCATCCTTGTACCATTCTGCTAACAGTTTTGAAAACCTTTCCGCCATTTTTGTGAATTGtttgtcttcttcttcttctataaTAGGGATATTTTACTAAATTCTACACACAGGACTACacaacaaagaaaaagaaaaggaaaaaaaaaaaaaaaggaaaaaattattagcaacacacacatacatacacttacacatatacatacatatatacatatatatacatacatatatacatatatatacatacatatatacatatatatacatatatatagacatatatatgtgtatatgcatattttgttAAAGTTCTATAgaaaatacacacatatatatatctatatgtgGGGGAGAATCGAAGaacttccttcatttttttttttttttctccttccccaatatatttctatatatttctttcgcccatttggaaaaaaaaaaaaaaatataacaacaataataataaataataataatattaataataataacgaTAACGacaaataatgataatagcATTACTTACCGGAATGCTTACATATTGGACAGATGGTCCAGGAGTCCCACTGGGGGGGGACGCACGCAATTGTTCTTTCCATTCTTGTCTTAATTCTTCTAACTTTTTGTCCCATTTAGCCTTCAATTTTGTCCTCGTATCTTCACTCTGCTGTCTTTCTGGATTGGATTGGTCAGAGCATGGATTCGATGTAGCTGCTGCTACTGCTGCCCCTACGTTTGTGGTTGTTTTCTTCGTATTGCAAATTCCATATGAccacaaaagagaaaaaaagaaaaaaaaaaaaaaacaatttaaattaacatgaccataaaaaaaaacaatttaaatTAACATTAACTTCCCTTAAATGAAAaggtaacaaaaaaagtgatcGTAAATTTCCGTTCTACTGATTCGTTCTTTACTATTCCCCTGTTTTTCTGCTATTTCATTCACCATCCCTCTTCCAAATTATTCTAAAATATGATCAagtccacttttttttctttccacccCCCATTTAATTGCGATCATACATTATAATAGAATGTGTACACACATGCATTTCCATTCTGTTGAGCGCCAAGAACTGTTGACATGAACATGATTTTTACcgtcctcctcccccccccacacacacactttTGCTCCAACTTTACATTATGTACTAAAAAGAACACTACCTCGTCCCTTCCcccattcaaaaaaaaaaaaaaatttaaaacagcatcttttcccccttcgtaaaaaaaaaaaaaaaaaagaagaaaaaaaaaggagaaaaaagaaaaataagaacgTTTTTACATGTACTATCATGATATATAATTCCACagtattccttccttaaagttctaattatggGCATTTGagaaattttccaaattgaaCCCTGCTATAAAGAACACGTGcttctaattttttccccataacataaaatatacaaactcctccttttccatcctttttttttttttccctgcaataaataaataagacGTTTCCTGCTCAtcttatataataaataaaatatataataacaaTTACAATaattaagaagaaaataggatttttttccccgaCCCCCCCTCAAAGGTCCTAAAATTCATAGGGGAAAACAGTCCACACCTGTCCGTCCGTTTCCGAAGCAATAGAGAACTTACatataagcaaaaaaaaaaaaaaaaaaaaagagagaacaaAACGATGCGGTATTATTAATTACTTCCCCTTTCTGTTTCCCTTAcctattttgtccccttccccAATATACGCAAAATGGCTTCACACCACCACGTACAACATTCCAAGGTGTGAGAAcaacgcgaaaaaaaaagcatacgCGGAAACAACGTTGCTCCCCTTTGGAGAGGCATTGTGAGGTGGTAACCATCAAGATGCGCACATGTTTCATGCGCTGCacttttctcctcattccttcttatCACTTTTCAAATGTAGAATTTTCCGTCCCGTCGACTTTCCTGACAACCTTTCAAAAAGCAACTTTGCATAAAACCGCCATGCATAAACCCACTCCACATAAAATCATTCATCATAAAATCGTTCATCATAGAATCATCCACCATAAAATCATCCTGGATTCATTCTACCTTCCTTTACCCTGTGTTCTATTTCCCCCCACACAATTTGCTCCTTGTGCCCGTGTATGGGAAACACATGGTCCGTGCATTTCCCCGTCTCCTTCTTGTGTACGCTTGTTCGCACTTGAAGCACCCCGTGTGGCGTCCATGTGATTTATATGCATCGCGCCCAGCATAGGGTGTGATGCTTATCACAAAGTTGCCTCAGCTCCATgatatccccccccctttttacacgtttcccctttttccttctgtgtaTAGTCGCCAACTTTTGTGAGCTTATACACAAtgctttcccctcccccatcATCCCCCCCCACACAGCTGCTATGTGCTTCTTGCATAGCACGTCCAACAAATGTATAGGTGTACATTTGGAATGTACATTTCACGACTTGTCGTACGTGCTGCATTCCTCATTtccccaagaaaaaaaaaaaaaatgaaagaaagaaagaaagaaaatggaagaaaaaaaaagcattaaaaaatattttccacgAGCTCCCCATTGATTGGCCTCTATTCCTCATATTCTGCGCGCCCTAGAGGTGACCTTCCCCTGCTGTATTGAAGAAAACACTTTCGGCACTTCCTACCAAATGTTCCGTACACTTTTCCAAATATAAATGGACCGCATTCTCCTTCCTCCCAAATTTATGTGCTCCCATGGAAAGAATGCGATAAAGGAATTATCCCCATTCAGTACAGCAGTTACTAAGGAGAGTCAACAAGTTACACGCAAGTGTCGCACGCGCACGAATTTGTACAATATGCTTGCATGTATTATACATcactcccccctttttaagttCCCCGCGCGCATGGTTCGCGCTTTCCCTGTGCTTGGACtgataaatttgaaaaatagcACCGTGAAAATTGCGGAAAGtttgcaagaaaaaattggcgtccgagttgaaaaaaattgccgcATCATTTTTGCCACATTCTTTATGGCAATTCTCTCACCACAGTTTGCCTCCctcccttttcctcattctctttttttggcTCTCAATCTCatcatttttcctcctacGAATATTTAAACtgcttcttttcattccccaaaattttccttttttttttttttttccttttacttaCGGATATTCGTTAAAATGAGAAGCACGccggaaatatttttttttctcccttcttaATTTAACGTAACACAGGAATTGCTCATACTGAGGGAATAAGGGAACATATATTATGTACCTTACAGTCGCGCACGTGTATGTATAATTGCATATGTGAGAATTCATACGttcatatatgcataagCCTGTATGCATAAGcttatatacatgtacgtacgCACGTGATTAACGAAGGTTAATTCGGAAGTGGTGAATCGAAACGGGTACACCCAAACTGTGAGCTCCAAAGAGGTGGGGGTGCCGCTTTATAAACGTGGGAAAGAGGAACAAGTTGCAGGAAAtgtgagtaaaaaaaaaaaaaaaaaaaaaaaaaaaaaaaaaaaatgaaaaaaatatttttctgcttCCTACTCGTCATTGGCAACTCAGAGACTCTTCATTGCAGTGGTCATGATGTCCAGCAGAGAGCGACTTCCAAGGAGATTAATGTAATttcaaaaagggaggaagacgaAAGGCTCCTTAACAGTGATGTGTGGGGCACTGGAAATGGTTCCATTGGGGGGTCGGCCCAAGGCCGTGAGTTCAGAATACTAACTGAGGGCACAGACGGAGGCAGCACGTACGACAGCGACGGGGAAGACGACGATGACGAGGATAGTGacgatgaggaagaagatgaagaagaccAAGACAGTGATGAGAACAACTTTGAAGTGCCCATAAATTGCACAGATGGAGAGTGCCTCAACTCAATGGACAACATTAACAAAATAAtcgatgataaaaaaaaaaaattaaagaataagaagaagagaGGAAAACCTGTGCAAATAATAAAACCAAATGTAAATCATACCGAACTGATAATCATTGAAGAAAATCTAGAAATTCTTAAAACTATCGAAAAGCCAATCGCAATCGTATCCGTTTTGGGAGATATGCACACAGGGAAATCTTTCCTCCTCAATTTGCTTAATGAACATGTGGTGAAGGACATCagcaaaagtgaaaaaaatatcgaaaaAGGATTCAAAGTAGGAAACGATATTACAGCGAGTACGTACGGTATATGGATTTGGTCACAGCCAATTAAAATCAGCgtgggaaaattaaaaaaaatgtatgaatatattgataaaaatttcaccaattttgtaaaaaattatgaatacgAGAAGGATGAatataatgaagaaattattgaTTTGCTGAACTTGTACAAGACAGACGACTGGATTGCCAAAATTGATGAATTAAATTTGTCCGAGTCAGAACAAGTGAATTTAATCCTAATGGATACGCAAGGGTTGAACAGCCCAAATGTGAATAAGCGCTATGATGAAATATTATACGCCCTTACCAATTTAATATCCACTGATATTATCTTCCTCACGATGAAGATGATTAACAATAAGGACTTGGAGTTCATAGAGAACATCACTAAGGATGCAAATTTGTTTATGCTCAGAGCGTACACCCGATCCAACGGATCCACTttttccataaaaaaaaataattttgacaAAATTCTAGACCACATGGATCATATAGAAAATAACTCTCTAATATTGGAAAGTATCGCTTCGAAGAATTTGATGTGGGTGGTCCA is a genomic window containing:
- a CDS encoding SICAvar, type I (fragment), giving the protein MAERFSKLLAEWYKDAGKSGDAYATLQDELKKMFEELGKRIESPPDPPGVAKACGDVTVKYEAGGEKQDKKICKTLLKTIYWMNGIDENGKPEVDGSPPEERYLKQHLRCIVGYSAMVEIMKVKCDVKDVMKAVQSAVEEKIKVGGNELLNNKCGPIKLEDMKFSAQILGKTLGEWVRQMNGLKGMMSLYLTWKMCPSNVTWEHGKIEEGEDGNKDILQLLEEKKAGELHKKVYPQGSPTSAPGGSTSSEDILKQVLQKAQSCSSGAQNGKMEDCLKEKLELGV